A genomic window from Nocardioides rotundus includes:
- a CDS encoding co-chaperone YbbN, producing the protein MTQSQNPQGPQGSDQSFSRPGAVDLSGLQGAPAGGPGGAPGAVGSYSVLLDEQNFQSVLEASTTAPVILVFFSRTQSPESGRLADDLARLSDEFEGRFLVGLVDIDATPQIAQAMQIPSVPLVVAVVDGRPMPLLQDAPQEDELRTLLQQVVQQLTAQGVAGRHQPRSTGAPAGEDEDGGPTIDPRYAPAQDALEAGDIEGAVREYQKLVDANPADAEAAAGLAMATVLQRTQGADLNAARAAAADNPDDVDAQTMVADLDMLGGHVDDAFNRLIDLVRRTSGDERDKAREHLLGLFAAVGNDDPRVLAARRNLASALF; encoded by the coding sequence ATGACGCAGTCGCAGAACCCGCAGGGCCCCCAGGGCTCCGACCAGTCCTTCAGCCGCCCCGGCGCGGTCGACCTGTCCGGCCTCCAGGGAGCGCCGGCCGGCGGCCCGGGCGGGGCTCCGGGCGCCGTCGGCTCCTACTCGGTGCTGCTGGACGAGCAGAACTTCCAGTCGGTGCTGGAGGCCTCCACGACGGCGCCGGTGATCCTGGTCTTCTTCTCCCGGACCCAGTCCCCGGAGAGCGGCCGGCTCGCCGACGACCTTGCCCGGCTCTCCGACGAGTTCGAGGGCCGCTTCCTGGTCGGCCTGGTCGACATCGACGCGACCCCGCAGATCGCCCAGGCGATGCAGATCCCGTCCGTGCCGCTCGTGGTGGCCGTCGTCGACGGCCGACCGATGCCGCTGCTGCAGGACGCGCCGCAGGAGGACGAGCTGCGCACCCTGCTGCAGCAGGTCGTCCAGCAGCTCACCGCGCAGGGCGTCGCGGGGCGGCACCAGCCGCGGTCGACCGGAGCGCCGGCCGGGGAGGACGAGGACGGCGGGCCCACCATCGACCCGCGCTACGCCCCCGCCCAGGACGCGCTGGAGGCCGGCGACATCGAGGGCGCGGTGCGCGAGTACCAGAAGCTCGTGGACGCCAACCCTGCCGACGCGGAGGCCGCCGCCGGCCTGGCGATGGCGACCGTGCTGCAGCGCACGCAGGGCGCGGACCTGAACGCGGCGCGCGCCGCGGCCGCCGACAACCCCGACGACGTGGACGCGCAGACCATGGTCGCGGACCTGGACATGCTGGGCGGGCACGTCGACGACGCGTTCAACCGCTTGATCGACCTGGTCCGCCGTACCTCCGGGGATGAGCGGGACAAGGCGCGCGAGCACCTGCTCGGCCTCTTCGCCGCCGTCGGCAATGACGATCCGCGGGTCCTCGCGGCGCGGCGCAACCTCGCGTCCGCGCTGTTCTGA
- a CDS encoding choice-of-anchor I family protein: MPKLPLLAAFAVPVLAGPLVIAPAVAAGDDAPGELLGTYASGFFDEGGAEIVAHDPARQRVFAVNAAAGTVDVLSIADPAKPTKVSELDTPGANSVAVRGQVVAVAEQAEEKTDPGSVSFFDARTLRPTGRVRVGALPDMVTITADGSKAVVANEGEPEGYCAGQADPRGSVSVVDLSRGPARATARTAGFTAYDGREDALRADGIRIFGPGASASQDLEPEYVATAGRWAWATLQENNAVAKVDLAKARVVDVTPLGTRDHSLPGQGLDANDKDGVAGIAERPVSGLYLPDGIATWKVRGSSYLVTANEGDAREYDCFAEEARVKELPLDPSVFGPETQQDDVLGRLTVTTTAPRNSRGEYTELQSFGTRSVSVWSADGRQVWDSGELLERVTAELPAYNADHSETDSADSRSDNKGPEPEGVTIGRVGMRTYAFVGMERNSAVAVLDVSRPDAPEYVSLLSNRDDSYPAEDPRAGDLGPEGLAFVAAEDSPNGEPLLLVGNEVSGTTSIWGLDLRP, from the coding sequence ATGCCGAAGCTGCCCCTGCTCGCCGCGTTCGCGGTCCCCGTCCTCGCCGGCCCGCTCGTGATCGCCCCCGCCGTCGCAGCCGGCGACGACGCCCCCGGCGAGCTGCTGGGTACCTATGCCTCCGGGTTCTTCGACGAGGGCGGCGCGGAGATCGTCGCCCACGACCCCGCGCGACAGCGGGTGTTCGCGGTCAACGCTGCGGCCGGCACCGTCGACGTCCTCTCCATCGCCGACCCGGCGAAGCCGACCAAGGTGAGCGAGCTGGACACCCCGGGGGCGAACTCGGTGGCTGTCCGCGGGCAGGTGGTCGCGGTCGCCGAGCAGGCGGAGGAGAAGACCGACCCCGGGTCGGTGTCCTTCTTCGACGCCCGGACGCTGAGGCCTACGGGCCGCGTGCGGGTCGGTGCCCTGCCCGACATGGTGACGATCACCGCCGACGGCTCGAAGGCGGTCGTGGCCAACGAGGGCGAGCCCGAGGGCTATTGCGCGGGCCAGGCCGACCCGCGCGGCTCGGTGTCGGTCGTCGACCTCTCGCGGGGTCCGGCCCGGGCCACAGCCCGCACCGCCGGGTTCACCGCCTACGACGGCCGCGAGGACGCCCTGCGCGCCGACGGCATCCGGATCTTCGGCCCCGGCGCCTCGGCGTCGCAGGACCTCGAGCCGGAGTACGTCGCCACCGCGGGCCGCTGGGCCTGGGCCACCCTCCAGGAGAACAACGCCGTCGCGAAGGTGGACCTGGCCAAGGCGCGCGTCGTCGACGTGACGCCGCTCGGCACCCGCGACCACTCGCTGCCCGGCCAGGGCCTGGACGCCAACGACAAGGACGGGGTGGCCGGCATCGCCGAGCGCCCGGTCTCGGGGCTCTACCTGCCCGACGGGATCGCCACCTGGAAGGTGCGGGGGAGCAGCTACCTCGTCACCGCCAACGAGGGCGATGCCCGGGAGTACGACTGCTTCGCCGAGGAGGCCCGGGTCAAGGAGCTGCCGCTGGACCCGAGCGTCTTCGGGCCGGAGACCCAGCAGGACGACGTACTGGGCCGGCTCACCGTGACCACCACCGCGCCGCGCAACTCCCGCGGGGAGTACACCGAGCTCCAGTCCTTCGGCACCCGGTCGGTCTCGGTGTGGTCGGCCGACGGCCGTCAGGTGTGGGACTCCGGGGAGCTGCTGGAGCGGGTCACCGCGGAGCTCCCGGCCTACAACGCCGACCACTCCGAGACCGACTCGGCGGACTCGCGCAGCGACAACAAGGGCCCCGAGCCCGAGGGCGTCACCATCGGCCGGGTCGGCATGCGCACCTACGCCTTCGTCGGGATGGAGCGGAACAGCGCGGTCGCGGTGCTGGACGTCAGCCGGCCGGACGCGCCGGAGTACGTCAGCCTGCTGAGCAATCGGGACGACTCCTACCCGGCCGAGGACCCGCGCGCGGGCGACCTGGGCCCGGAGGGGCTGGCGTTCGTGGCCGCGGAGGACAGCCCGAACGGCGAGCCGCTGCTCCTGGTGGGCAACGAGGTGTCCGGCACGACCAGTATCTGGGGACTCGACCTGCGACCCTAG
- a CDS encoding PH domain-containing protein encodes MRSETGASADVRRHLLREEGEVVVDEVRKHWVALLRPLDEFAIVVVLLMLVPFTPVDYGWVPIVAALVVALHATYLWMAVRRDVFVITNMRVFRLHGVFNRQLSTMPLTRILDITVAKPLLGRLLGYGHFVFESAAQEQGLRDIRFVADPDERDLAIQRVVQRSGLRGPKAVN; translated from the coding sequence GTGAGGTCGGAGACCGGCGCGAGCGCCGACGTACGCCGGCACCTGCTGCGTGAGGAGGGCGAGGTCGTCGTCGACGAGGTGCGCAAGCACTGGGTGGCGCTGCTGCGGCCCCTCGACGAGTTCGCGATCGTGGTCGTGCTGCTCATGCTGGTGCCGTTCACCCCGGTGGACTACGGCTGGGTGCCGATCGTCGCGGCGCTGGTCGTGGCGCTGCACGCGACCTACCTGTGGATGGCCGTGCGCCGGGACGTCTTCGTGATCACCAACATGCGGGTCTTCCGGCTGCACGGGGTCTTCAACCGGCAGCTCTCGACCATGCCGCTCACCAGGATCCTGGACATCACCGTGGCCAAGCCGCTGCTCGGCCGGCTGCTCGGCTACGGCCACTTCGTCTTCGAGTCCGCCGCCCAGGAGCAGGGGCTGCGCGACATCCGGTTCGTCGCCGACCCCGACGAGCGCGATCTGGCGATCCAGCGGGTCGTCCAGCGCTCGGGTCTGCGCGGCCCGAAGGCCGTCAACTAG
- a CDS encoding SigE family RNA polymerase sigma factor: MTPDEEFSQYAGSRWPQLVRSAVFLGARPADAEDVAQGVLAQVWRSWHRVSQAEDPDAYVYRMLVNHLNSLRRRRWVGEQPTDLHTSHALVDQTAPAPDGAVTERDQVLRVLAALPAEQRQVLVLRYIADLSERQAAAALGVATGTVKSRASRGLSAIRTDHLVEES, encoded by the coding sequence GTGACGCCGGATGAGGAGTTCAGCCAGTACGCCGGCAGCCGCTGGCCACAGCTGGTCCGCAGTGCCGTGTTCCTCGGTGCCCGTCCCGCGGACGCCGAGGACGTGGCTCAGGGCGTGCTCGCCCAGGTGTGGCGCTCCTGGCACCGGGTCTCGCAGGCGGAGGATCCCGACGCCTACGTCTACCGGATGCTGGTCAACCACCTCAACAGCCTGCGTCGCCGCCGCTGGGTCGGCGAGCAGCCGACCGACCTGCACACCTCGCACGCCCTCGTCGACCAGACCGCTCCGGCGCCGGACGGCGCGGTGACCGAGCGCGACCAGGTGCTCCGGGTCCTGGCCGCGCTGCCGGCCGAGCAGCGCCAGGTGCTGGTGCTGCGCTACATCGCCGATCTCTCCGAGAGACAGGCCGCGGCCGCCCTCGGGGTCGCGACCGGCACGGTGAAGAGCCGCGCCTCCCGCGGACTGTCCGCCATCCGGACCGACCACCTCGTGGAGGAGTCATGA
- the meaB gene encoding methylmalonyl Co-A mutase-associated GTPase MeaB: MSRRAASVPDLVRGAREGDPRSVARLISLVEDRSPLLPEVMAALAPFTGAAQVVGLTGSPGVGKSTTTSALVTAWRREGKRVGVLAVDPSSPFSGGALLGDRIRMEDHALDREVFIRSMAARGHLGGLSWGTPQALRVLDAAGCDIVLVETVGVGQSEVEVAHLADTTLVLSAPGLGDGIQAAKAGLLEVGDVYVVNKADRPGADQVRRELRTMIAMADRPDDAWRPPIVKAVATTGEGADEVVAEVARHREFLEQDGRLEARRTRRAREEVEAIALAALRQEWDEARGDSDLDGLAASVAAGELDPWKAAETLRRSL; this comes from the coding sequence GTGAGCCGGCGGGCCGCCTCCGTCCCCGACCTGGTCCGCGGCGCCCGCGAGGGCGACCCGCGGTCGGTGGCGCGCCTGATCTCCCTGGTGGAGGACCGCTCGCCGCTGCTGCCGGAGGTGATGGCCGCCCTGGCGCCCTTCACCGGTGCCGCCCAGGTGGTCGGCCTGACCGGCTCGCCCGGGGTCGGCAAGTCGACCACCACCTCGGCCCTGGTCACGGCCTGGCGTCGCGAAGGGAAGCGGGTGGGAGTGCTGGCCGTCGATCCGTCCTCGCCGTTCTCCGGCGGCGCGCTGCTGGGCGACCGGATCCGGATGGAGGACCACGCACTGGACCGGGAGGTCTTCATCCGGTCGATGGCCGCGCGCGGCCACCTCGGCGGCCTCTCCTGGGGCACCCCGCAGGCGCTGCGGGTGCTGGATGCGGCCGGCTGCGACATCGTGCTGGTCGAGACCGTCGGCGTCGGGCAGAGCGAGGTCGAGGTGGCCCACCTGGCCGACACCACGCTGGTGCTCTCCGCGCCCGGCCTGGGCGACGGCATCCAGGCGGCCAAGGCGGGGCTGCTGGAGGTGGGCGACGTGTACGTCGTGAACAAGGCCGACCGCCCCGGCGCCGACCAGGTCCGCCGCGAGCTGCGCACGATGATCGCGATGGCCGACCGGCCCGATGACGCCTGGCGGCCGCCGATCGTCAAGGCCGTCGCGACCACGGGCGAAGGGGCCGACGAGGTCGTGGCCGAGGTGGCCCGGCACCGGGAGTTCCTGGAGCAGGACGGTCGCCTGGAGGCACGGCGCACCCGGCGGGCGCGCGAGGAGGTCGAGGCCATCGCACTGGCGGCCCTGCGCCAGGAGTGGGACGAGGCCCGCGGGGACTCCGACCTGGACGGGCTGGCCGCCTCGGTCGCCGCCGGCGAACTCGACCCCTGGAAGGCCGCGGAGACGCTGCGCCGCTCCCTGTGA
- a CDS encoding acetyl-CoA C-acetyltransferase — protein MSETVIVAGARTPIGRLLGGLKDQSAADLGGVAIKGALEKAGVTPDQVDYLIMGQVIQAGAGQNPARTAGVAAGLPMELPSITINKVCLSGINAIAMADQLIRAGEHEIVVAGGMESMTQAPHLLPKSREGFKYGDTPLVDSMAYDALYDQTTRQAMGALTEQRNASEDHLTREEQDEFAARSHQRAAEAWKNGLFDDEVVSVEIPQRKGDPVVVSADEGVRGDTTAESLSKLRPAFSKDGTITAGSASQISDGACAVVVMSKAKAEELGLTWLAEIGAHGQVAGPDSTLQMQPANAIRKAAGKEGIEVSDIDLFELNEAFAAVGIESARDLGVSEDKVNVNGGAIALGHPVGMSGARIVLHLAHELKRRGGGVGAAALCGGGGQGDALIIRVPAEA, from the coding sequence ATGTCCGAGACCGTGATCGTCGCCGGGGCACGTACCCCGATCGGCCGCCTGCTGGGCGGGCTGAAGGACCAGAGCGCGGCGGACCTGGGAGGGGTGGCCATCAAGGGCGCTCTGGAGAAGGCGGGCGTGACGCCCGACCAGGTCGACTACCTGATCATGGGCCAGGTCATCCAGGCCGGCGCCGGGCAGAACCCCGCCCGCACCGCCGGCGTGGCGGCGGGCCTGCCGATGGAGCTGCCCTCCATCACCATCAACAAGGTCTGCCTCTCCGGCATCAACGCCATCGCGATGGCCGACCAGCTCATCCGCGCGGGCGAGCACGAGATCGTCGTGGCCGGCGGCATGGAGTCGATGACCCAGGCACCGCACCTGCTGCCGAAGTCGCGGGAGGGCTTCAAGTACGGCGACACCCCGCTCGTGGACTCGATGGCCTACGACGCGCTCTACGACCAGACCACCCGGCAGGCGATGGGCGCACTCACCGAGCAGCGCAACGCCTCCGAGGACCACCTCACCCGCGAGGAGCAGGACGAGTTCGCCGCCCGCTCGCACCAGCGTGCGGCCGAGGCGTGGAAGAACGGGCTCTTCGACGACGAGGTCGTCTCCGTGGAGATCCCGCAGCGCAAGGGCGACCCGGTCGTGGTCTCCGCCGACGAGGGCGTGCGCGGCGACACCACCGCGGAGTCGCTGAGCAAGCTGCGCCCCGCCTTCTCCAAGGACGGCACCATCACCGCCGGCTCCGCCTCGCAGATCTCCGACGGCGCCTGCGCCGTCGTCGTGATGAGCAAGGCCAAGGCCGAGGAGCTCGGCCTGACCTGGCTCGCCGAGATCGGCGCGCACGGCCAGGTCGCCGGCCCCGACTCGACCCTGCAGATGCAGCCGGCCAACGCGATCCGCAAGGCCGCCGGCAAGGAGGGCATCGAGGTCTCCGACATCGACCTGTTCGAGCTCAACGAGGCCTTCGCCGCGGTGGGCATCGAGTCCGCTCGCGACCTCGGCGTCTCCGAGGACAAGGTCAACGTCAACGGCGGAGCCATCGCGCTGGGCCACCCGGTCGGCATGTCCGGCGCCCGGATCGTGCTGCACCTGGCGCACGAGTTGAAGCGCCGCGGCGGCGGCGTCGGCGCGGCCGCGCTGTGCGGCGGCGGTGGCCAGGGTGACGCGCTGATCATCCGCGTTCCCGCCGAGGCGTGA
- the mce gene encoding methylmalonyl-CoA epimerase, whose amino-acid sequence MSTPDVHAAIPDHLFTAIDHVGIAVADLDAAKAFYRDTYGMQVLHEETNEEQGVREAMVGVGDSGSAIQLLAPLDETSTIAKFLERSGPGMQQLAFRVTDLEQVSQILRDRGLRLLYDESRRGTSDSRVNFIHPKDTGGVLVELVQPAGPH is encoded by the coding sequence ATGAGCACTCCGGACGTCCACGCCGCCATCCCCGACCACCTGTTCACCGCCATCGACCACGTCGGGATCGCGGTGGCGGACCTGGACGCGGCGAAGGCGTTCTACCGCGACACCTACGGCATGCAGGTGCTGCACGAGGAGACCAACGAGGAACAGGGAGTGCGCGAGGCGATGGTCGGCGTCGGCGACTCCGGCTCGGCCATCCAGCTGCTCGCCCCGCTCGACGAGACCTCCACGATCGCGAAGTTCCTCGAGCGCTCCGGTCCGGGGATGCAGCAGCTCGCCTTCCGGGTGACCGACCTGGAGCAGGTCTCGCAGATCCTGCGCGACCGCGGCCTGCGACTGCTCTACGACGAGTCGCGCCGGGGCACCTCGGACAGCCGGGTGAACTTCATCCACCCCAAGGACACCGGCGGCGTGCTGGTCGAGCTCGTGCAGCCCGCCGGCCCGCACTGA
- a CDS encoding putative hydro-lyase: MSVADLTPTEARARFRDGLVTPTAGWCAGWTQANLLVLPRELAYDFLLFAQRNPVPCPVLDVLDPGAVAGPLLDGDVRTDLPAYRVYVDGELAEEVGDVRSWWRDDLVSFLIGCSFTFEDALLEAGVPVRHVEQGVNVPMYVTDRRCRPAGAISGPLVVSMRPVPAEQVATAVRVTSRYPAVHGAPVHVGDPGALGIADLAAPDFGDPVDVRPGEVPVFWGCGVTPQAAVMESRPALAIAHAPGHMLVTDARDSAYLVP, encoded by the coding sequence ATGAGCGTCGCCGACCTGACTCCCACCGAGGCGCGCGCCCGCTTCCGCGACGGGCTGGTCACGCCGACCGCCGGCTGGTGCGCGGGCTGGACGCAGGCCAACCTGCTGGTGCTGCCCCGCGAGCTGGCATACGACTTCCTGCTCTTCGCCCAGCGCAACCCCGTTCCGTGCCCGGTCCTGGACGTGCTGGACCCCGGCGCGGTCGCGGGCCCGCTGCTCGACGGCGACGTGCGCACCGACCTGCCGGCCTACCGTGTCTACGTCGACGGGGAGCTCGCCGAGGAGGTCGGCGACGTGCGGTCGTGGTGGCGGGACGACCTGGTGTCCTTCCTCATCGGCTGCTCGTTCACCTTCGAGGACGCCCTGCTCGAGGCGGGGGTGCCGGTGCGGCACGTCGAGCAGGGGGTCAACGTCCCGATGTACGTCACCGACCGCCGGTGCCGACCCGCGGGAGCGATCTCCGGCCCGCTGGTCGTCTCGATGCGCCCGGTCCCCGCCGAGCAGGTCGCCACCGCCGTGCGGGTGACGAGCCGCTACCCGGCGGTGCACGGCGCCCCGGTGCACGTGGGCGACCCGGGTGCGCTGGGGATCGCCGACCTCGCCGCCCCCGACTTCGGCGACCCGGTCGACGTACGCCCCGGCGAGGTCCCCGTCTTCTGGGGCTGCGGCGTCACCCCGCAGGCGGCGGTGATGGAGTCGCGTCCCGCCCTCGCGATCGCCCACGCGCCCGGGCACATGCTGGTCACCGACGCCCGGGACAGCGCCTACCTGGTGCCCTGA
- a CDS encoding 5-oxoprolinase subunit C family protein produces the protein MRGATVLATGPLAVIEDLGRTGGSGIGVGRSGAADRGALRQGNRAVGNEEGAAAVEVTFGGLSLRVGDEPLGFCVSGAVGEVRVDDRGVGSHTVGVAPAGSTLTIEPPRLGLRSYLCLRGGVDVPPVLGSRSRDVLAGLGPEPLSEGDELPVGAAYGELPGVDNLPWLRQDDVVVVRAVRGPRDDWLADAEELVRSDWQVSDRSNRVGIRLSGATLERGRDGELPSEGAWRGAVQVPPGGEPVLFLADHPVTGGYPVVAVVVDEDVDRLAQLQPGQSLRLEWVGAP, from the coding sequence ATGAGGGGCGCGACCGTGCTGGCGACCGGACCGCTCGCCGTGATCGAGGACCTGGGCCGCACCGGCGGCTCGGGCATCGGAGTGGGCCGCTCCGGCGCCGCCGACCGGGGAGCGCTGCGGCAGGGCAACCGGGCCGTCGGCAACGAGGAGGGCGCCGCGGCGGTCGAGGTGACCTTCGGCGGGCTGAGCCTCCGGGTGGGCGACGAGCCCCTGGGCTTCTGCGTCAGCGGCGCGGTGGGCGAGGTCCGGGTCGACGACCGCGGGGTCGGGTCGCACACGGTCGGGGTGGCGCCCGCCGGATCGACGCTGACCATCGAGCCGCCACGGCTGGGGCTGCGGTCCTACCTGTGCCTGCGCGGCGGGGTCGACGTACCTCCCGTGCTCGGCTCGCGCAGCCGCGACGTGCTCGCCGGCCTGGGGCCCGAGCCCTTGAGCGAGGGCGACGAGCTGCCCGTGGGGGCGGCGTACGGCGAGCTGCCCGGCGTGGACAACCTGCCGTGGCTGCGCCAGGACGACGTGGTCGTGGTGCGGGCCGTCCGTGGGCCCCGGGACGACTGGCTGGCCGACGCCGAGGAGCTGGTCCGCTCCGACTGGCAGGTCAGCGACCGCAGCAACCGGGTGGGGATCCGGCTCTCCGGCGCGACCCTGGAGCGCGGCCGCGACGGGGAGCTGCCCAGCGAGGGCGCCTGGCGCGGTGCCGTGCAGGTGCCGCCAGGCGGGGAGCCCGTGCTGTTCCTGGCCGACCACCCGGTGACCGGGGGCTACCCGGTCGTCGCCGTCGTCGTGGACGAGGACGTCGACCGGCTCGCGCAGCTGCAGCCGGGACAGTCGCTGCGACTGGAGTGGGTGGGCGCGCCATGA
- the pxpB gene encoding 5-oxoprolinase subunit PxpB, which produces MRLLPYGDRALLVELADGEEALALAAALREDPPAAVGELVPAARTVLVVAADGAGVGDLRDALERVEVTPLKDREDEGGLVEVPVVYDGEDLEDVARLTGLSAEEVVAAHTGQTWRVAFGGFAPGFGYLVGEDDRLHVPRRESSRTAVPAGAVGLAGEYAGVYPRESPGGWQLIGRTDLAMFDLDREPAALLRPGVRVRFTEAGR; this is translated from the coding sequence GTGAGGCTGCTGCCCTACGGCGACCGCGCGCTCCTGGTGGAGCTGGCCGACGGCGAGGAGGCGCTCGCCCTGGCGGCCGCGTTGCGGGAGGACCCGCCGGCCGCCGTGGGCGAGCTGGTGCCCGCGGCCCGCACCGTGCTGGTCGTGGCGGCCGACGGTGCCGGGGTCGGGGACCTGCGCGACGCCCTCGAGCGGGTCGAGGTGACGCCCCTGAAGGACCGGGAGGACGAGGGCGGGCTGGTCGAGGTGCCGGTCGTCTACGACGGCGAGGACCTCGAGGATGTCGCCCGGCTCACCGGGCTGTCGGCGGAGGAGGTGGTGGCGGCACACACCGGCCAGACCTGGCGGGTGGCCTTCGGCGGCTTCGCCCCGGGCTTCGGCTACCTGGTGGGCGAGGACGACCGGCTGCACGTGCCGCGGCGGGAGAGCTCGCGGACCGCCGTACCGGCCGGAGCCGTCGGGCTCGCGGGGGAGTACGCCGGGGTCTACCCGCGCGAGTCGCCCGGCGGGTGGCAGCTGATCGGGCGCACCGACCTGGCCATGTTCGACCTGGACCGCGAGCCCGCGGCGCTGCTGCGTCCCGGCGTCCGGGTCCGCTTCACCGAGGCGGGCCGATGA
- a CDS encoding LamB/YcsF family protein, translating to MRIDLNSDVGESFGRWELGDDDAVLAQVTSANVACGFHAGDPTTLRGCCETAVRRGVVVGAQVGYRDLAGFGRRFIEMDPVELADDVTYQIGALAAMAHVAGTRVAYVKPHGALYNATVQHEAQAQAVVDAVSAYDASLPLLGLPGSELLARAERAGLRTVREAFADRAYTPEGTLVSRSVEGAVLHDPAEVADRVLRMVTEGRLTAIDGTEVAVQAESVCLHGDSPGAVAMAAAVRAALDDAGVDVEAFA from the coding sequence ATGCGGATCGACCTGAACAGCGACGTGGGGGAGTCCTTCGGCCGCTGGGAGCTGGGCGACGACGACGCCGTGCTGGCCCAGGTGACCAGCGCCAACGTGGCCTGCGGCTTCCACGCCGGGGACCCCACCACGCTGCGCGGCTGCTGCGAGACGGCCGTCCGACGCGGCGTGGTGGTCGGCGCCCAGGTCGGCTACCGCGACCTCGCCGGCTTCGGCCGCCGCTTCATCGAGATGGACCCGGTCGAGCTCGCCGACGACGTGACCTACCAGATCGGGGCGCTGGCCGCGATGGCCCACGTGGCGGGCACCCGGGTCGCCTACGTCAAGCCGCACGGGGCGCTCTACAACGCCACGGTGCAGCACGAGGCGCAGGCCCAGGCGGTCGTCGACGCGGTGAGCGCCTACGACGCCTCGCTGCCGCTGCTCGGGCTGCCCGGCTCCGAGCTCCTCGCCCGGGCCGAGCGGGCCGGGCTGCGCACCGTGCGGGAGGCCTTCGCCGACCGCGCCTACACGCCCGAGGGCACGCTGGTGTCCCGGTCGGTCGAGGGCGCGGTGCTGCACGACCCCGCCGAGGTCGCCGACCGGGTGCTGCGGATGGTCACCGAGGGGCGGCTGACCGCGATCGACGGCACCGAGGTGGCCGTCCAGGCGGAGTCGGTGTGCCTGCACGGGGACAGCCCGGGCGCCGTGGCGATGGCCGCGGCCGTGCGCGCCGCGCTGGACGACGCGGGAGTCGACGTGGAGGCGTTCGCGTGA
- a CDS encoding NRAMP family divalent metal transporter, with the protein MSQDTPPAESRPIEDAAGRSAVLGAIFLMATSAIGPGFLTQTATFTGQLGAAFACAILVSIVVDIAVQMNVWRVVGVSGMRAHELGNRVLPGVGYLLAALVVIGGFIFNIGNVAGSGIGANAMFGLDARIGGAISAAIAIGIFLSKRAGIALDRVVVVLGLVMIVATLVVAITSDPPVGEALRSTVAPDTFDFVATTTIIGGTVGGYITYAGAHRLLDSGRTGVEHVGDITRSSVVSILVTGLMRILLFLAILGVVAGGATLSAENPAGSAFEAAAGELGLRMFGVILWAAALTSVVGAAYTSVSFLTTRSTSARTRNLLTVAFIAASAVVFVIIEQAPAELLVFAGTFNGLILPLGFTVLLYVAWRRRDLLGGYRYPVWLLAVGVAAWLLTLYLGWNALQLLGDL; encoded by the coding sequence ATGAGCCAGGACACACCGCCGGCCGAGAGCCGACCGATCGAGGACGCCGCCGGGCGCTCGGCCGTGCTCGGCGCCATCTTCCTGATGGCCACCAGCGCCATCGGCCCGGGCTTCCTGACCCAGACCGCCACGTTCACCGGGCAGCTGGGCGCGGCCTTCGCCTGCGCGATCCTGGTCTCGATCGTGGTGGACATCGCCGTGCAGATGAACGTGTGGCGCGTGGTCGGGGTCAGCGGCATGCGCGCTCACGAGCTCGGCAACCGGGTGCTGCCCGGCGTCGGCTACCTGCTGGCCGCGCTGGTGGTCATCGGCGGCTTCATCTTCAACATCGGCAACGTCGCCGGCTCCGGCATCGGCGCGAACGCCATGTTCGGCCTCGACGCCCGCATCGGCGGGGCGATCTCCGCGGCCATCGCCATCGGGATCTTCCTCTCCAAGCGGGCCGGCATCGCCCTGGACCGGGTCGTCGTCGTGCTCGGCCTGGTGATGATCGTGGCGACCCTGGTCGTGGCGATCACCTCCGACCCGCCGGTCGGCGAGGCACTGCGCAGCACGGTCGCGCCGGACACCTTCGACTTCGTGGCGACCACCACGATCATCGGCGGCACGGTCGGTGGCTACATCACCTATGCCGGGGCGCACCGGCTGCTGGACTCGGGCCGCACCGGAGTGGAGCACGTCGGCGACATCACCCGCTCCTCGGTGGTGAGCATCCTGGTCACCGGGCTCATGCGGATCCTGCTCTTCCTGGCGATCCTCGGCGTGGTGGCCGGCGGGGCCACCCTGTCCGCCGAGAACCCGGCCGGGTCGGCCTTCGAGGCGGCGGCGGGCGAGCTCGGCCTGCGGATGTTCGGGGTGATCCTCTGGGCCGCGGCGCTCACCTCGGTCGTCGGGGCGGCGTACACCTCCGTCTCCTTCCTCACCACCCGCAGCACCTCCGCGCGCACGCGCAACCTGCTCACCGTCGCCTTCATCGCCGCGAGCGCCGTCGTCTTCGTCATCATCGAGCAGGCACCGGCCGAGCTGCTCGTCTTCGCCGGCACCTTCAACGGGCTGATCCTGCCGCTCGGCTTCACCGTGCTGCTCTACGTCGCCTGGCGGCGCCGCGACCTGCTGGGCGGCTACCGCTACCCGGTCTGGCTGCTGGCCGTGGGGGTGGCAGCCTGGCTGCTGACGCTCTACCTCGGGTGGAACGCGCTGCAGCTGCTCGGGGACCTGTGA